The Candidatus Binatia bacterium genome contains the following window.
ACCGCGCCGCGAGGGCGCGGGAACGTCCACGACGTCGCCTTCGACCACGACCAGGATGTGGCACGTGCGCTTGAGAATCGGCGTCGCGCGACCCTGCGCGCGGGGGAGGAACCGCTTCAGCGTCGGTCCCGCCTGCGCCACCGCTTCCTTCACGTGCATGTGCTCGATGTTGATCTTCCCTTCCATGGCCACGGCGTTCGCCACCGCCGACTTCATGACCTTGCCGATCACCTTGGCCACGTGCTTCGGCGTGAAGTCGAGGATCTCGGTCGCCTGATCCACGCGCTTCCCGCGGATGAGCTGCAGCACCTGGTCCGCCTTCCGCGGCGTCACCCGGATGTATCGCGCGATCGCTTTCGCCTGCATGTCCGGTCTCCTGCCCGCCCGGCTACTTCGCCGGAGCCGGCGACGTCGCGGCCTTCTCGGACGAGCCGTGGCCGCGGAAGATCCGCGTCGCGGCGAACTCGCCCAGCTTGTGGCCGACCATGTTTTCCGTGATGTACACGGGGATGAACTTGTTGCCGTTGTGGACCGCCAGCGTGTGGCCCACGAACTCGGGCGAGATCGTCGAGCGGCGCGCCCAGGTCTTGACCACGCGGCGCTCGTTCGCCTTGTTCATGCCCTCGATCTTCTTCAAGAGCTTCGGCTCGACGAAGGGACCCTTTTTGATCGAACGACTCATGTCCTATGACTCCTCTGGCCTTCGGCCCGTCAGCTCTTCGCCTTCCGCCGGCGCAGGATCAGCCGGTCGGAGAGCTTCGCCGTGCGCGTCTTCTTCCCCTTGGCGAGCTGGCCCCACGGCGAGCAGGGATGCCGCCCGCCCGAGGACTTGCCTTCGCCTCCGCCCATCGGGTGGTCGACCGGATTCATCGCCACGCCGCGGACGTTGGGGCGACGCCCCATCCAGCGGGACTTGCCCGCCTTGCCGATCACGATGTTCTGATGGTCCTCGTTCCCCACCTGGCCGATCGTGCACCAGGAGCGGAGCGGAACCCGCCGCATCTCCCCCGAGGGGAGCCGGAGCGCCGCGTAGTCCCCTTCCTTCGCCATCAGCTGGCAGAAGGTGCCCGCGCTGCGCGAGAGCTGGCCGCCCTTGCCGGGCACCAGCTCCACGTTGTAGATGAACGTGCCCAGCGGGACGAAGCCCAGCTCCATCGCGTTGCCCGGGCGCGGCTCGGCATCGTTGCCCGACAGCACCGTGTCGCCCACCTTGAGGAGCTGCGGCGCCAGGATGTAGCGCTTCTCGCCGTCCGCGTAGTGGAGCAGCGCGATGCGCGCGCTCCGGTTCGGGTCGTACTCGATGTGCGCCACCTTCGCCGGCACGCCGCGCTTGTCGCGCTTGAAGTCGATCACGCGGTAGAGCCGCTTGTGCCCGCCGCCGCGCAGCCACGCCGAGGTGTGGCCG
Protein-coding sequences here:
- the rplV gene encoding 50S ribosomal protein L22, with amino-acid sequence MQAKAIARYIRVTPRKADQVLQLIRGKRVDQATEILDFTPKHVAKVIGKVMKSAVANAVAMEGKINIEHMHVKEAVAQAGPTLKRFLPRAQGRATPILKRTCHILVVVEGDVVDVPAPSRRG
- the rplB gene encoding 50S ribosomal protein L2, which encodes MALRKFRPLTPTQRFRTVASFDDITRQGPEKGLTQHLPKKGGRANTGHTSAWLRGGGHKRLYRVIDFKRDKRGVPAKVAHIEYDPNRSARIALLHYADGEKRYILAPQLLKVGDTVLSGNDAEPRPGNAMELGFVPLGTFIYNVELVPGKGGQLSRSAGTFCQLMAKEGDYAALRLPSGEMRRVPLRSWCTIGQVGNEDHQNIVIGKAGKSRWMGRRPNVRGVAMNPVDHPMGGGEGKSSGGRHPCSPWGQLAKGKKTRTAKLSDRLILRRRKAKS
- the rpsS gene encoding 30S ribosomal protein S19, which encodes MSRSIKKGPFVEPKLLKKIEGMNKANERRVVKTWARRSTISPEFVGHTLAVHNGNKFIPVYITENMVGHKLGEFAATRIFRGHGSSEKAATSPAPAK